Proteins encoded within one genomic window of Rossellomorea vietnamensis:
- a CDS encoding MscL family protein → MGKFLGSLVDLLLIAASIFLMVKLVNRLTASDQATKVHRTNNLEVLQEIRDILKDDFRSARIAVPVKARDLLTKSGMKIQMRTDRKLK, encoded by the coding sequence TTGGGGAAGTTCCTGGGCTCATTGGTTGACCTTCTTCTGATTGCCGCAAGTATTTTTCTAATGGTTAAACTGGTCAATCGTTTAACTGCCAGTGATCAGGCTACTAAGGTTCATCGGACGAACAATCTTGAAGTCCTGCAGGAAATCAGAGATATTCTGAAAGACGATTTTAGGAGTGCCCGCATAGCGGTACCGGTCAAAGCCCGTGATCTCCTGACGAAAAGCGGAATGAAAATTCAAATGAGGACGGATCGTAAGTTAAAGTGA
- a CDS encoding LacI family DNA-binding transcriptional regulator has translation MTNIRSIAKLAGVSVSTVSRVLNDHPYVKEEKRRKVLDAVEQLNYIKNANAVHLSKGKTYSIGVILPYLNLPYFGEILQGIAGEALKHGYHLQLFQTDYDRGAELDAFHRLQMKEVDGLILTSRSNSLDALASFISPNVVFCENVYDPTYKKVFIDHYQGIRSGLEYLYSKGHSQIGLCLHRTFGTNSEERIRGFFDGAEAAGHPVRDEWIFNDCYDLQDGRDVLSEWERMEEKPSALIVTSDQVSAGMVAEAGKRSIRIPDDLAILSFDNHPLSDALDITSFEVPIRKVGEEAFKLFLESEHPDPVILNTTLFERGSV, from the coding sequence ATGACAAATATCAGAAGTATTGCGAAGCTTGCAGGAGTTTCGGTGTCAACGGTTTCCAGGGTATTGAATGACCATCCTTATGTGAAAGAAGAGAAGCGCCGGAAGGTCCTGGATGCTGTGGAGCAGTTAAACTACATAAAGAACGCGAACGCCGTCCATTTATCAAAAGGGAAAACCTATAGCATCGGAGTGATTCTGCCCTATTTGAATCTTCCTTACTTCGGGGAGATTCTACAAGGCATAGCAGGGGAAGCGTTAAAGCATGGTTATCACCTCCAGCTTTTTCAGACGGATTATGACAGGGGGGCTGAACTGGATGCCTTTCATCGACTTCAGATGAAGGAAGTGGATGGATTGATCCTGACGTCACGCTCCAATTCTCTGGATGCTCTTGCTTCATTTATCAGTCCGAATGTGGTTTTTTGTGAAAATGTATACGACCCCACATATAAAAAGGTATTCATTGATCATTATCAGGGGATTCGCAGCGGCCTTGAGTATCTTTATTCGAAAGGGCATTCGCAAATCGGGTTGTGTTTACACAGAACATTTGGGACGAATAGCGAAGAGCGGATCCGGGGATTCTTCGACGGCGCAGAGGCTGCCGGCCATCCCGTGCGTGACGAGTGGATCTTCAATGACTGCTACGATCTTCAGGACGGACGGGATGTGTTGAGTGAATGGGAACGGATGGAAGAGAAGCCCTCTGCCCTTATTGTAACGAGCGATCAAGTATCTGCGGGAATGGTGGCAGAGGCGGGAAAAAGATCAATCAGGATTCCAGACGACCTGGCTATCCTGAGCTTTGATAACCATCCCCTTTCCGATGCCCTGGATATCACATCTTTTGAAGTACCGATAAGAAAGGTGGGGGAAGAAGCGTTTAAACTCTTTCTTGAATCTGAACATCCTGATCCGGTCATATTGAACACAACATTGTTTGAACGGGGAAGCGTGTAA
- a CDS encoding nitroreductase family protein, translated as MLMDNFFQIVDERRSTKVYDPHVEIPREELVSLLEAAGKAPSAWNLQQWRFLVFDHKEVQERLLPIAYHQQQVQDASAVVAILGDLEANKNIDPVFDPAIEKGEMTSEIKEVLKKQIEGAYSREEYPRDAAFSNASLAAMQFMLAAKAKGWDTCPIGGFNPATLVSEFKVSGRYLPIMLITIGKPLQKARKTDRLDIRNLIDWAE; from the coding sequence ATACTCATGGATAATTTCTTTCAAATCGTCGACGAACGCCGCTCCACGAAAGTATACGACCCTCACGTGGAAATCCCCCGTGAGGAATTAGTCAGCCTGCTAGAGGCGGCTGGGAAAGCTCCATCTGCATGGAATCTCCAGCAATGGAGATTCCTTGTATTTGACCATAAAGAAGTACAGGAACGCTTACTTCCGATCGCCTATCACCAGCAGCAGGTACAGGATGCTTCTGCGGTCGTGGCTATACTTGGTGACCTTGAGGCCAATAAAAACATTGATCCCGTCTTTGATCCTGCGATTGAGAAAGGCGAAATGACGTCAGAAATCAAAGAGGTCCTGAAGAAACAGATCGAAGGTGCGTACAGCCGTGAGGAATACCCCCGGGACGCGGCATTCAGCAATGCGTCACTCGCTGCCATGCAATTCATGCTTGCCGCGAAAGCGAAGGGCTGGGACACTTGTCCGATCGGTGGATTCAATCCGGCTACCCTCGTTTCTGAATTCAAAGTATCCGGGCGTTATCTTCCGATCATGCTGATCACAATCGGAAAACCCCTTCAAAAAGCTCGAAAGACAGATCGACTGGACATCCGAAACTTAATTGATTGGGCAGAATGA
- the cydC gene encoding thiol reductant ABC exporter subunit CydC, which translates to MKELQFVVKLMMKEKKDVVYSILLGFLAGITSVGLFASSGYLISKAALEVPLYALTVMIALLKLFGLTKALSRYGERYFSHRATFTILANLRVSIYEKIEPLAPGIFGRYRSGDLLARIVGDVESLQNFFLRVFYPPVILVMVFLSTVLFTVYYSVSIALVLLGGLLLTGYIVPAYFAYKQRKVEGTLRERRGELSTEVTEFLYGFRDLKIYRRLEEKEASLVQAATGYVSEQERESRYSLFSHSTNILVSLIISWIVLALGAYSVAAGQLDGIFLAMLVMISLTVFENATPMAILPAHFEDSRRAATRLSTITPEEPVERDGPPMASLLEGDVPSFCVKDVSFSFDGEERKTLDSVSLELPAGSKTAIVGPSGSGKSTLLQLLLHFYPTDEGAIFVNDASIKDIDKESLWGYANVVLQENHFFYGTIKENLMLVRDDLTDAEMKSALDKVKLDHISLEDEVLEKGENLSGGEKQRLAIARALLKDAPLWMLDEPTSSVDALMEKEIFDHLYSAAEGDTLVLISHRLTGLEKMDQIIVMDQGSVVESGSYQELMSQKGYFYEMKQIEKSVLF; encoded by the coding sequence ATGAAAGAATTACAATTTGTCGTAAAGCTGATGATGAAGGAAAAGAAGGATGTTGTGTATTCAATTCTTTTAGGCTTTCTGGCTGGAATTACCTCTGTGGGACTCTTTGCTTCAAGTGGGTATTTAATTTCCAAAGCGGCCTTGGAGGTACCGCTTTATGCCCTGACCGTCATGATTGCCCTGTTAAAATTGTTTGGCTTAACGAAGGCACTTAGCCGGTATGGGGAACGCTATTTTTCCCATCGGGCCACGTTCACGATTTTGGCGAACCTGCGGGTTTCCATCTATGAAAAAATCGAGCCCCTCGCACCGGGGATTTTCGGGCGTTATCGAAGCGGGGACCTTCTCGCAAGAATCGTAGGGGATGTTGAGAGCCTCCAGAATTTCTTTCTTCGTGTCTTTTATCCGCCCGTCATCCTGGTGATGGTATTTTTAAGCACGGTTTTATTTACTGTGTATTACTCTGTTTCGATTGCCCTGGTCCTTCTCGGAGGTCTATTGTTGACAGGCTATATCGTCCCAGCCTACTTCGCATATAAACAGAGAAAAGTGGAGGGGACGCTGCGGGAAAGAAGAGGGGAGTTATCGACAGAGGTGACGGAATTTCTTTATGGATTCAGGGACCTGAAGATCTATCGTAGACTGGAGGAAAAAGAGGCCAGTCTTGTCCAGGCAGCGACAGGGTATGTGAGTGAGCAGGAAAGGGAGAGCCGATATTCTCTCTTTAGTCATTCAACGAACATCCTCGTTTCCCTGATCATTTCATGGATAGTTTTGGCTTTGGGGGCTTATTCAGTAGCAGCGGGTCAATTGGACGGAATATTCCTTGCCATGCTTGTCATGATCTCATTAACCGTATTCGAAAACGCCACACCAATGGCGATCCTGCCTGCCCACTTTGAAGATTCACGCCGGGCGGCAACCAGACTTTCTACTATCACGCCCGAAGAACCTGTCGAGAGGGACGGACCTCCAATGGCTTCGCTTCTTGAAGGGGATGTTCCTTCCTTCTGCGTGAAGGATGTGAGTTTTTCTTTCGATGGGGAGGAAAGAAAGACATTGGACAGTGTGAGTCTCGAGCTCCCAGCAGGTTCGAAAACAGCGATCGTAGGACCATCGGGGTCAGGAAAGTCTACATTACTTCAATTGTTATTACACTTTTACCCAACGGATGAAGGAGCGATTTTCGTCAATGATGCTTCCATTAAGGATATCGATAAAGAATCATTGTGGGGGTATGCGAATGTTGTTCTTCAGGAAAACCATTTCTTTTACGGTACAATCAAAGAAAACCTGATGCTCGTGCGCGATGATTTGACAGATGCAGAAATGAAGTCGGCATTGGATAAAGTGAAACTGGATCACATTTCTTTAGAGGATGAAGTATTGGAAAAAGGAGAGAATCTTTCCGGAGGGGAAAAGCAGCGGTTGGCGATTGCAAGGGCCCTTTTGAAAGACGCACCATTATGGATGCTCGACGAACCGACATCTTCCGTTGATGCACTGATGGAAAAAGAAATATTTGACCATCTGTATTCAGCAGCCGAAGGGGATACGCTGGTTCTGATCAGTCATCGATTGACAGGTCTTGAAAAAATGGACCAAATCATCGTCATGGATCAGGGGAGTGTGGTGGAATCAGGAAGCTATCAGGAGCTTATGAGTCAAAAAGGCTATTTCTATGAAATGAAGCAGATTGAAAAGAGCGTCCTATTCTAA
- the cydD gene encoding thiol reductant ABC exporter subunit CydD: MKELNQLAKEQRASTMTLYGTSLLMGGVVVGQAYLLVSIVNSIFIKKLGFQEILPMLGALLLILIGRAALSYVNGRIGIRMARKVKGDLRKRLLKKWAKNPLQASIQGQSGQKVSTMMDAVDGVDGFYSQYIPQRIQTTIVPLILLITIFTEHVYTGLIMVVTAPFIPLFMAIIGVMTKKKSEKQMNKLTAFSGRFLDTLQGLPTLKLLGKGKQQKEGIKSSSLDFREATMDVLKTAFLSSLMLEFISMLSIGLIALEVGLRLVVFESIPFFTAFFVLVLAPEFYQSLKELGNAFHTGRGSMGAAKKVMEELQEKGQPVKWGEREFNSNGIPPTIELRNLGFSYSEKGYALKGVTASFPSQSQVAVIGQSGAGKTTLLHLLAGLLDLSEGDLLINGVPRSEYAESDWFDQLSYISQNPYLFSGTIAENIAVGGRKGITREEIVSAAEKAGIAEMIAGLQKGYDTPIGEAGRGLSGGEKQRIAIARAFLKGPSLILFDEPTTGLDIGTEQILQSSMEELAKGSTVITVAHRLHTIRKADAILLLDKGKVAGLGTHEELMKSAPHYRDMVNVQQGVKH; this comes from the coding sequence ATGAAAGAGCTTAATCAATTAGCCAAAGAGCAAAGAGCATCCACCATGACGCTTTACGGGACTTCCCTGTTGATGGGAGGAGTCGTTGTGGGACAGGCTTATTTGCTCGTAAGCATTGTTAATTCGATATTTATAAAGAAGTTGGGGTTCCAGGAGATTCTCCCCATGCTTGGGGCTTTGCTTCTCATACTCATAGGGAGGGCCGCCCTTTCATATGTCAATGGCCGGATCGGAATCAGGATGGCAAGAAAGGTGAAGGGGGACCTGAGGAAACGGCTGTTAAAGAAATGGGCAAAGAATCCCCTTCAGGCCTCCATTCAAGGTCAATCGGGTCAAAAGGTCAGCACGATGATGGATGCGGTCGATGGGGTGGACGGATTTTACAGTCAGTATATTCCTCAAAGGATCCAGACCACCATCGTTCCTTTGATCCTGCTGATCACCATCTTCACCGAGCATGTGTATACAGGTTTGATCATGGTGGTGACGGCTCCATTCATCCCATTATTCATGGCCATCATCGGAGTCATGACCAAGAAGAAATCAGAGAAGCAGATGAATAAGCTGACCGCGTTTTCCGGGAGGTTCCTCGATACTCTTCAAGGATTGCCTACTTTAAAGTTACTTGGGAAGGGGAAGCAACAGAAAGAGGGGATCAAATCAAGCAGTCTGGATTTCCGGGAAGCGACCATGGATGTATTGAAGACGGCATTTTTGTCTTCGTTGATGCTTGAATTCATTTCCATGTTAAGCATCGGCCTGATCGCCCTGGAGGTGGGGCTGAGATTGGTAGTCTTTGAGAGTATCCCATTCTTTACCGCTTTCTTCGTTCTTGTCCTGGCACCGGAATTCTATCAGTCTTTAAAAGAGCTGGGGAATGCCTTTCATACCGGTCGTGGGAGCATGGGGGCCGCAAAGAAGGTCATGGAGGAGCTTCAGGAAAAGGGTCAGCCGGTCAAATGGGGGGAAAGGGAGTTCAATTCAAATGGGATTCCTCCCACCATCGAACTGCGTAACCTCGGGTTCTCCTACAGTGAAAAAGGCTATGCCCTTAAAGGGGTCACCGCCTCCTTCCCTTCACAGAGCCAGGTGGCGGTCATCGGTCAGAGTGGAGCGGGGAAGACAACCCTCCTTCATCTGCTGGCAGGTCTGCTTGATCTTTCTGAGGGAGACCTTCTCATTAATGGAGTCCCGAGAAGCGAATACGCGGAAAGTGACTGGTTTGATCAATTGAGTTACATTTCACAGAACCCGTACTTATTCTCCGGTACGATAGCTGAGAATATCGCGGTCGGGGGAAGAAAAGGGATCACTCGAGAAGAAATCGTATCCGCTGCTGAAAAAGCGGGGATTGCTGAAATGATCGCGGGACTTCAGAAGGGATATGATACACCGATCGGGGAAGCGGGGAGAGGGCTTTCCGGTGGGGAGAAGCAGCGCATTGCCATTGCAAGGGCGTTCCTCAAAGGTCCGTCCCTCATCTTGTTTGATGAACCGACTACCGGACTGGATATTGGTACCGAGCAAATCCTGCAGTCGTCGATGGAGGAGTTGGCTAAGGGTTCTACCGTCATTACAGTAGCGCACCGCCTTCATACAATACGAAAAGCAGATGCCATTTTGTTGTTGGATAAAGGAAAAGTGGCTGGGCTTGGAACTCATGAGGAGCTCATGAAATCGGCTCCTCACTATCGTGATATGGTGAATGTACAGCAAGGGGTGAAACATTAG
- a CDS encoding M20/M25/M40 family metallo-hydrolase gives MYTQLKNKSTSEQIELITRSLIALKSYNGTTGESEKALFIYKLISSFPYFKHYPERVWLQEVPNDPIGRKNVFAFVKGASSKTVVFHAHYDTVGTDDYGALQDMAHDPDFLQKFFMDYEGEEKVKEDALSGNWLFGRGSLDMQSGIAVHLANLLFHTGDKQPDGNLLFLFNGDEESEHAGMIAALSDLHRLKNEGLDYLAAINTDFISPIYDGDCKRYIYTGAAGKLLPSFYIYGREAHVGDVLTSIDPTVIASKINLEINQNLDYLEDIPGEFTLPPSCLYFKDDKHTYNVQTPLSASLYFNYFVYERTAREVLYDMKKVALKVVSEMEERSKRQFEQYRSYHGFPEREFSWEVEVLTLREYIFWLKERGIDPDPVMKKIFHDMEGEDRRTIAYTMVEALQHLDPDRTPRVILFFAPPFLPHNFVNEENEYGKKVREVLGTCLDDISNETGEEFVIKRFFPYLADGSFLSLHEEDEDIEVFKKNLPLIDHLYPVPIDMIRKLNIPSINIGVYGKDGHQWTERVYKPYTFSVLPEIIRRVTKDLLEI, from the coding sequence ATGTATACTCAACTGAAAAACAAGTCAACTTCTGAACAGATCGAACTCATCACACGATCCTTAATCGCTCTGAAAAGTTATAACGGTACAACAGGCGAAAGTGAGAAAGCCCTCTTTATATATAAGTTGATCTCATCGTTTCCTTATTTCAAGCATTATCCCGAAAGAGTCTGGCTCCAGGAAGTCCCAAATGATCCGATTGGAAGGAAGAACGTTTTTGCCTTCGTAAAAGGGGCGTCGTCTAAAACCGTCGTATTTCATGCTCATTACGATACGGTGGGAACCGATGATTATGGTGCCCTCCAGGATATGGCCCATGATCCCGATTTCCTGCAGAAGTTCTTCATGGATTATGAAGGGGAGGAAAAGGTAAAGGAAGATGCTCTTTCAGGAAACTGGCTGTTCGGGAGGGGCTCCTTGGATATGCAGAGCGGGATCGCCGTCCATTTAGCGAACCTTTTATTTCATACAGGTGATAAACAGCCGGATGGGAATTTACTCTTCCTGTTCAATGGGGATGAAGAAAGTGAGCATGCCGGGATGATTGCGGCTTTAAGCGATCTCCACCGCTTGAAAAACGAAGGCTTGGACTATTTAGCAGCAATCAACACAGACTTCATTTCCCCTATTTATGACGGGGATTGTAAACGGTATATTTATACGGGAGCAGCGGGGAAGCTGCTGCCAAGTTTCTATATATATGGAAGAGAAGCGCATGTAGGGGATGTCCTGACGTCGATTGATCCAACCGTGATCGCTTCGAAGATCAATCTCGAAATCAATCAGAATCTTGATTACCTCGAGGATATCCCCGGGGAGTTCACCCTGCCGCCTTCATGTCTCTATTTTAAAGATGATAAGCATACGTATAATGTTCAGACCCCACTCAGTGCGTCTCTGTATTTCAACTATTTTGTATATGAAAGGACGGCTCGGGAAGTGCTGTACGATATGAAAAAGGTCGCATTGAAGGTAGTAAGTGAAATGGAAGAGCGAAGCAAAAGGCAGTTCGAACAGTACCGGAGCTATCACGGATTCCCTGAACGGGAATTTTCATGGGAAGTGGAAGTCCTTACGTTAAGGGAGTATATATTCTGGCTGAAAGAAAGGGGCATAGATCCGGACCCCGTCATGAAAAAAATCTTTCATGATATGGAAGGGGAGGACAGACGGACGATTGCTTATACAATGGTGGAAGCCCTACAGCATCTTGATCCCGACAGGACACCAAGGGTCATCCTATTCTTCGCTCCGCCTTTTTTACCACATAATTTTGTGAATGAGGAAAATGAGTACGGCAAAAAGGTGAGAGAGGTGCTCGGAACCTGCTTGGATGATATTTCAAATGAGACAGGCGAAGAATTCGTCATCAAACGGTTTTTCCCTTATCTCGCAGATGGCAGCTTTCTTTCCCTCCACGAAGAAGATGAAGATATTGAAGTGTTCAAGAAGAATCTGCCCCTCATCGATCACCTGTACCCGGTGCCCATTGACATGATCCGAAAGCTGAACATCCCCTCCATTAATATAGGAGTCTACGGGAAAGACGGTCATCAATGGACCGAAAGAGTGTATAAACCCTATACGTTCTCCGTCCTGCCGGAGATTATCAGGCGGGTGACGAAGGACTTGCTGGAAATTTGA
- a CDS encoding NCS2 family permease has protein sequence MFKLKENGTDPKTEILAGITTFLTMVYIVVVNPIILSDAGVPFDQVFLATIISAVAGTLWMALFANYPIAIAPGMGLNAYFTYSVVGAHDDISYIVAFSAVFVAGIVFILLSLTPLRKKLIEAIPQNLKHGITAGIGLFIAFIGLRLTGLIQAHPTNLVQLGDLHSHSALLALTGLAVTLILMVLNVHGALFIGMIVTGLIAYFTGDLSFKEGFVAIPHLPEGLMVANPVTAFADVFQYGLYAVVFSFLLVTIFDTTGTMIGVAQQAGLMKGNTLPRARQALLADSIATTIGAMFGTSPTSAYIESSAGVSAGGRTGLTTLTVSILFIASAFFGPLVSSVSGISAITAPALIIVGSLMMGSISQIKWDQLDEAFPAFLIILSMPLTSSIATGIALGFISYPLLKVVKGQWKQVHPLVYIFAVLFFYQLAFLPH, from the coding sequence ATGTTTAAATTAAAGGAAAACGGTACAGATCCCAAAACGGAAATACTTGCCGGGATCACAACATTCCTGACGATGGTATACATAGTGGTGGTGAATCCCATCATCTTATCCGATGCGGGTGTCCCGTTTGATCAGGTATTCTTAGCAACCATCATATCGGCCGTAGCCGGAACGTTATGGATGGCATTGTTTGCAAATTATCCGATCGCCATTGCACCTGGTATGGGATTGAATGCTTATTTTACTTATTCAGTGGTAGGAGCACATGATGATATTTCATATATCGTTGCATTTTCTGCCGTTTTCGTGGCAGGGATCGTCTTCATCCTGCTCTCTTTAACACCCCTGCGAAAAAAATTGATCGAAGCCATTCCTCAAAATCTGAAGCACGGAATTACAGCAGGAATCGGTTTATTCATTGCTTTTATCGGTTTGCGTCTGACTGGATTGATCCAGGCACATCCGACAAATTTAGTACAGCTTGGGGATCTTCATTCCCATTCGGCTCTTCTTGCATTGACCGGATTGGCCGTAACACTGATCCTCATGGTCCTGAACGTCCATGGAGCCCTGTTCATCGGGATGATCGTGACTGGATTGATTGCGTACTTTACGGGAGACCTTTCCTTTAAGGAAGGATTCGTGGCCATTCCCCATCTTCCTGAAGGACTGATGGTAGCAAACCCGGTAACGGCTTTTGCCGACGTCTTCCAGTATGGATTATACGCGGTCGTCTTCTCATTCTTACTTGTCACCATCTTTGACACGACGGGAACGATGATCGGAGTGGCACAGCAGGCTGGCCTGATGAAAGGAAACACCCTTCCGAGGGCCCGCCAGGCACTTCTGGCCGATTCCATCGCGACAACGATCGGTGCGATGTTCGGGACGAGCCCGACATCCGCATATATCGAGTCTTCGGCTGGTGTTTCTGCCGGGGGAAGAACGGGATTGACCACCTTGACCGTATCGATCCTGTTTATCGCTTCCGCCTTTTTCGGGCCACTGGTCAGTTCCGTCTCAGGGATCTCTGCCATTACGGCTCCTGCCCTGATCATCGTGGGCAGCCTGATGATGGGAAGCATCTCCCAAATTAAATGGGATCAGTTGGATGAAGCCTTTCCTGCATTCCTCATCATCCTGAGCATGCCTTTAACATCCAGCATTGCAACGGGGATCGCATTGGGATTCATTTCTTATCCCTTACTGAAAGTAGTGAAAGGACAATGGAAACAAGTACATCCACTTGTTTATATCTTTGCTGTCCTGTTCTTCTATCAGCTCGCGTTCCTGCCTCATTGA
- a CDS encoding histidine phosphatase family protein: protein MTKLYLVRHAHSIYTPEELTRPLSEKGRKDALNVTERLKEEGIDVICSSPYKRAVETVEGIAGHINQEITLVEEMRERTLSSVPVENFQEAISSVWADPSLTLEGGESNLTAQKRGVEGIFKILEEYTGKNVVIGTHGNIMVLIMNYFDARYGVEFWRELEMPDVYCLAFHDRNLESVKRI, encoded by the coding sequence GTGACTAAATTATATCTGGTCAGGCATGCCCACTCGATTTATACGCCGGAAGAGTTAACGAGGCCCCTGTCTGAAAAGGGAAGAAAGGATGCTCTTAATGTGACGGAACGATTGAAGGAGGAAGGGATTGATGTGATTTGTTCCAGTCCCTACAAAAGAGCCGTGGAAACGGTAGAAGGAATAGCCGGGCATATCAATCAGGAAATCACATTGGTGGAAGAGATGAGAGAGCGCACACTATCCTCGGTGCCTGTCGAAAACTTTCAGGAAGCCATTTCATCGGTTTGGGCTGATCCTTCCCTTACACTGGAAGGCGGAGAGTCGAATCTTACCGCTCAAAAGAGGGGTGTGGAGGGGATATTTAAAATATTGGAAGAATATACTGGTAAAAACGTGGTCATTGGAACCCACGGAAATATTATGGTCCTGATCATGAATTATTTTGACGCGAGATATGGAGTGGAATTCTGGAGAGAACTTGAGATGCCGGATGTATATTGTTTAGCATTCCATGATAGAAATCTCGAGAGTGTAAAAAGAATATAA
- a CDS encoding GNAT family N-acetyltransferase yields MNVVIGELNVRPLVDGDKYTLSRWLSDPVVLEFYEGRDRPFTPEMVEEKFFSDRGVMSCLVEYEGIEIGYLQYYQLDHETMIRYGYTNLDEVIYGTDQFIGETDYWNKGVGTQLIRAVVEYLLQKEGVHRLVMDPMTWNTRAIRCYEKCGYSKARILREHELHEGVYHDSWLMEFIPE; encoded by the coding sequence ATGAATGTCGTGATTGGGGAGTTGAATGTCCGTCCGTTAGTGGATGGGGATAAGTACACGCTCTCGAGGTGGTTATCGGATCCCGTCGTCCTGGAATTTTATGAAGGCAGGGATCGCCCTTTCACCCCCGAGATGGTGGAGGAGAAATTCTTCTCGGATAGGGGTGTCATGAGTTGTCTTGTTGAATATGAAGGAATTGAAATCGGTTATCTTCAATATTATCAGCTCGATCATGAGACGATGATACGCTACGGCTATACGAATCTGGATGAAGTGATTTATGGGACGGATCAATTCATCGGAGAGACGGATTATTGGAATAAGGGTGTCGGGACACAGCTCATTCGTGCTGTGGTGGAATACTTGCTTCAGAAGGAGGGAGTCCACCGCCTCGTGATGGATCCGATGACGTGGAACACGAGAGCGATCCGCTGTTATGAGAAGTGTGGATACAGTAAAGCCAGAATTCTGCGGGAGCATGAGCTTCATGAAGGGGTGTACCATGATTCCTGGTTAATGGAGTTCATACCTGAGTAA
- a CDS encoding L-lactate dehydrogenase, with amino-acid sequence MTIKCTNKVALIGTGFVGSSYAFALLNQGIAHELVMIDLNKEKADGDARDLNHGLAFASPMKISAGDYRDCRDADLVVITAGANQAPGETRLDLVEKNVKIFKNIVDSVMESGFNGIFLVATNPVDILTYATWKFSGMPKERVIGSGTILDTARLRYLVGQHFDIDTRNIHAYIMGEHGDTEFPVWSHTTVGASQLNELIDMDKENVQKDLDDIFVNVRDAAYHIIERKGATYYGIAMGLARITKAIFNNENSILTVSALLEGEYQEQDMYIGVPAIINRDGIRKVVELPLNEKEKAQFSHSAQTLKNVMKKALES; translated from the coding sequence ATGACAATCAAATGCACAAACAAAGTAGCTCTAATCGGTACAGGATTTGTCGGTTCCAGTTATGCCTTCGCTCTTCTCAATCAAGGAATCGCCCATGAGCTTGTGATGATCGACTTGAATAAGGAGAAAGCCGACGGAGATGCAAGGGATTTAAATCACGGTCTTGCTTTTGCTTCCCCCATGAAGATTTCAGCCGGGGATTATCGTGATTGTAGAGACGCTGATTTGGTCGTCATAACGGCCGGAGCCAATCAGGCCCCCGGTGAAACCAGATTGGACCTTGTAGAGAAAAATGTGAAGATCTTCAAAAACATCGTAGACTCCGTCATGGAAAGTGGTTTCAACGGAATCTTCCTTGTCGCCACCAACCCTGTCGACATCTTAACCTATGCCACGTGGAAATTCTCCGGCATGCCGAAAGAGAGAGTCATCGGCTCAGGGACGATACTCGATACAGCCAGGCTCCGCTACCTGGTCGGTCAGCACTTCGATATCGATACACGAAATATCCACGCCTATATCATGGGGGAACATGGCGACACAGAGTTCCCGGTATGGAGCCATACGACAGTTGGTGCAAGTCAGTTGAATGAACTGATTGATATGGACAAGGAGAACGTACAGAAAGACCTCGATGACATTTTTGTCAATGTAAGGGACGCAGCCTATCACATCATCGAACGAAAAGGGGCAACATACTACGGAATCGCCATGGGACTTGCCCGGATCACCAAAGCCATCTTCAATAATGAAAACAGCATCCTGACCGTTTCCGCTCTCCTCGAAGGAGAATATCAGGAACAGGACATGTATATCGGTGTACCGGCCATCATCAACCGGGATGGAATCCGAAAAGTTGTCGAACTTCCCTTGAATGAAAAAGAAAAGGCCCAGTTCTCCCATTCTGCCCAAACGTTGAAAAACGTCATGAAAAAAGCGCTGGAATCTTGA